In Eucalyptus grandis isolate ANBG69807.140 chromosome 4, ASM1654582v1, whole genome shotgun sequence, the following proteins share a genomic window:
- the LOC104442524 gene encoding MAG2-interacting protein 2 isoform X1, translated as MADDEGPALYEIRRHASGPCVSNYPPQQVAEAPGGSLLSLISGVSRLKQRWNEYREPRKPKRLISLFVSPSGEHVAVAVGNRITILRRKDDYREPCGIFINRSFCTFTAGAWSDYHDVLGVADDSETLYFIKSNGDEIGRIMRRNLRVPLPIISLIAPDDHDMQKSSLCGFTVVTCDGSLQHIEICQDSTASVSSTQYSNNSSTLKGQLHDIICLDYHPKLFLLAVVGRDVGGLSLSKGNSGSYLLSFWHRNATSDLEHLYSTEFKGVYLLPKGYQCHQSYPKVLISPRGTLAAALDVTGEMHIFRRDTQGLSLVNSSLGGRSEVQELLSGILDFTWWSDHVLTLAKRGGVTTMIDVKNGLRVKDSDPAYSISVLQRVQEVEGHLFLIEMTPSDNSAINREKNGSYIVEQITECNFDQFDPSRLQWSLISFSEKSIQEMYRILIFNKKYEAAMEFAHHHGLDRDEVMKSQWLHSDQGKHAIQNFLIMITDEDFVLSQCVEKVGSTEDAAKALIEHGLRLTDQYVFSKSEDGNRAIWDRRMTRLQLLQYMDRLETFMGINMGRFSVQEYVKFRDMPLNDAAVKLAESGKIGALNLLFKRHPYSLIPFMLEILSAIPETVPVQTYKQLLPGSRPPANIVLREEDWVECEKMVNFIQKLPMDDETAVKFKTEHIVKQCLAYGWLPADEILSWYKKRAIDIDSFSGQLDSCLCLVDIGRSIGINALQHFYEDISYLNQLIYTDDGDLNLSLSLVAWEDLSDYEKFKMMLRGVKVETVIERLHNKAMPFLQNRLHGAALFSEDKVESFLVRWLREIALENKLDLCLVVIDEGCRDFGHNCFFKDEVEAVDSALQCIYRCSSTDQWSNMATILSKLPQLQGNADLEGRLKLAEAHIEAGRILAFYQVPKPISFFLEAHSDEKVVKQIFRLILSKFVRRQAGQSDNDWASMWRDMQSLREKAFTFLDAEYMLIEFCKGLLKAGKFSLARNYLKGTSTVALAPEKAENLVIQAAREYFFSASTLASSEIWKAKECLNLFPGSSAVKAENDIIDALTIKLPRFGVSLLPLQFRQIKDPMEIIKMVITSQPGAYLDVDEIIEVSKLLGLRSKDDISAVEEAIAREAAVAGDLQLAFDLCLILVKKGHGLVWDLSAAIARGPGLENMDVNSRKLLLGFALSNCDEESIGELLHAWKDLDMQGQCQTLMTLTGTGPNFSVKSALVNSDSVEQTEEASSSTAGVVPINGSTTDDQVGHRSTTENIVLSIARDLPLETGSMWDSLLLENERVSSFAASELPWLIQLSRTVGSTKKLNSGLIFGENYVNVRAYAVVTILSWLTKNGFAPRDDLIVSLAKSVIESQATEWEDILGCSVLLNLVDAFNGVEVIEEELRRRRNYQEICSIMNVGMKYGLLHNSGVECEDFNRRRELLLRFFKEKHMPVSSDEMEKFGNVQSTFWREWKLKLEERKHVADHSRVLEQIIPGVDTARFLSGDTDYIESVVFNLIESVKMERKHILKDLLKLANTYSLNRSEVLLRFLSSVLVSDIWTNEDITAEIAGVRGEIVSYGQKTVETILMMAYPAIDGHKKHRLAYLYSLISDCCMQLDEKKESLPLIHPDQAIIASSGLARFYKVIEEECRNVSFVKDLNFKNIVRLGGLNLECFRDEVYRNIDEHSVEALANMVRALVTLYAGIPPEGLISWQDVYRHYILILLKPLVGNERTNFTVEIPETYQGFIGQVEHKYEMCRKYIKLLTDSDIYDIMKQFFIILVPNIVTPGSLLDTSASQECLILLMNFFIRLTEDIEEVLCLMRSREILRFNPTCFMKCLKSFTRLVIEDSVSPSQGWGTILGCINSDFMGGVAAESSIFCRAMIFSGCGFGVISEVFSEAVSQCSSSLEAEQEMQGLPALYLSILEPILKGLASEVPKYQNLCNLLSSLSKLEGDMENQKRVRHVVWERMANYSNDLQLPGRVRVYALELMQSIIGRPIRSAFTEQQLNVLPWEGWDELHDTGERRVTSPSRGVSDYSDSSNRFTSTLVALRSSQIMAPVCPSLEITPDDLLDIGTAVSCFSKLCGAADTDSHLKALVTVLGEWEGLFVVGKDDKNSIEVTDTGNDWDNDDWNEGWESFQEVEPLNTESKGSSFSFHPLHDCWSELIQRHVALSLYGDVLQYLDLSLSKPNGILVDEDNARSLCEMVLGRDFLWAFKVMMLLPYGDLQLNCLKAVEEKLKQGGMTDRVGTDLDVLILVLYSGVISKIISGSLYDNSFSYICYLVGYFSRQCQEACLLRLARKETNSNEDERPSLIVFERILFPVFICELVKADQKMLAGFIITKYMHTNASLSLINIAEAGLWRFLEGQLNELHREDLDLETMFPGLVLKHAVSSLLGRLVDLIPSALSLLSAR; from the exons ATGGCCGACGACGAAGGGCCGGCGCTCTACGAGATTCGCCGCCACGCATCGGGGCCTTGCGTTTCCAATTACCCTCCTCAGCAG GTGGCCGAGGCCCCGGGCGGGAGCTTGCTCTCCTTAATCTCGG GCGTGAGCCGACTGAAACAGAGATGGAACGAGTACAGGGAGCCGAGGAAGCCGAAGAGGCTGATTTCGCTGTTCGTCTCGCCGAGTGGGGAGCACGTGGCGGTGGCCGTCGGGAACCGCATAACCATCCTGCGCAGGAAGGATGATTATCGGGAACCTTGCGGAATCTTTATCA ACAGAAGCTTCTGTACCTTTACTGCTGGAGCCTGGTCAGATTATCATGATGTTCTTGGAGTTGCTGATGACTCTGAGACACTATACTTTATCAAATCAAACGGTGATGAGATAGGGAGAATTATGAGAAGAAACCTGAGAGTCCCTCTACCAATAATTAGCTTGATTGCGCCCGACGATCATGATATGCAGAAATCTTCCTT GTGCGGCTTTACAGTTGTTACATGTGATGGTTCCCTTCAGCATATTGAGATTTGTCAAGATTCAACTGCCTCTGTTTCTTCCACACAATACTCAAATAATAGTTCAACACTAAAGGGGCAATTGCATGATATCATCTGTCTCGACTAccatcctaaactttttttgctCGCTGTGGTGGGTAGAGATGTTGGGGGCTTGTCTCTGTCCAAGGGTAACTCTG GTAGCTATTTGCTCTCTTTCTGGCATAGAAATGCCACATCGGATCTGGAACATCTATACTCTACTGAGTTTAAGGGTGTCTATTTATTACCAAAAGGTTACCAATGTCACCAATCATATCCAAAGGTGTTGATTTCACCGCGAGGCACATTAGCTGCTGCTTTGGATGTGACAGGAGAGATGCACATTTTTAGGCGGGATACTCAAGGGCTTTCTTTGGTGAATAGCTCACTAGGCGGAAGAAGTGAAGTACAGGAACTCCTCAGTGGTATACTGGATTTTACTTGGTGGTCTGATCACGTTCTTACTCTTGCAAAAAGGGGTGGAGTGACCACTATGATTGATGTGAAAAATGGTTTAAGAGTAAAGGATAGTGATCCTGCATATAGTATCTCAGTCTTACAAAGAGTGCAGGAGGTTGAAGGACATTTATTTCTTATAGAGATGACACCATCTGACAATTCAGCTATTAATAGGGAGAAAAATGGCTCATACATCGTAGAACAGATTACTGAATGTAATTTTGATCAATTCGATCCATCTAGGCTCCAATGGAGCTTGATATCATTTTCAGAGAAATCTATCCAGGAGATGTATAGAATCTTAATTTTCAATAAGAAGTATGAGGCTGCCATGGAGTTTGCACATCATCATGGGTTGGATAGGGATGAGGTTATGAAGTCACAGTGGTTGCACTCTGACCAAGGAAAGCatgcaatacaaaatttcttgaTTATGATCACAGATGAAGACTTTGTACTATCTCAATGTGTTGAGAAAGTTGGTTCAACAGAAGATGCTGCGAAGGCCTTGATCGAGCACGGTCTGCGCCTCACTGACCAATATGTTTTCTCAAAGTCAGAGGATGGAAATCGTGCCATTTGGGATCGCCGTATGACCAGACTTCAGTTATTGCAATACATGGACAGGTTGGAGACATTTATGGGGATCAACATGGGCAG GTTTTCTGTGCAGGAGTATGTTAAATTCCGTGACATGCCTCTGAATGATGCAGCTGTTAAACTAGCTGAAAGTGGGAAAATCGGTGCCCTCAACCTATTGTTCAAGCGTCATCCTTATTCTTTAATTCCTTTCATGTTGGAAATTCTATCTGCAATTCCTGAAACTGTTCCAGTGCAGACATATAAGCAGCTTCTTCCAGGGAGTCGGCCTCCTGCTAATATTGTTTTGAGGGAAGAAGATTGGGTTGAATGTGAGAAGATGGTAAATTTCATTCAGAAATTGCCAATGGATGATGAGACTGCTGTCAAGTTTAAAACTGAACATATTGTCAAGCAATGCCTAGCATATGGTTGGCTGCCAGCTGATGAAATCTTAAGCTGGTATAAGAAGAGGGCTATAGATATTGATAGTTTCAGTGGGCAGCTTGACAGCTGCCTCTGCTTAGTTGATATTGGTCGGAGCATAGGCATCAATGCATTGCAGCACTTTTATGAGGATATTTCATACTTGAATCAGCTCATTTACACAGATGATGGTGACTTGAATCTTAGTCTGAGTCTTGTTGCATGGGAGGACTTGTCTGATTATGAGAAGTTCAAAATGATGCTCAGAGGGGTCAAGGTGGAAACTGTGATTGAGAGGTTACACAACAAAGCGATGCCCTTTTTGCAAAATAGGTTACATGGAGCAGCTTTGTTTTCTGAAGATAAGGTTGAGTCATTTTTGGTTAGATGGCTAAGGGAGATAGCTTTGGAAAATAAGTTAGATCTTTGCTTGGTGGTCATTGATGAAGGATGCAGAGATTTTGGACATAATTGCTTTTTCAAGGATGAGGTTGAAGCTGTGGATAGCGCTCTGCAATGCATATATCGATGCTCTAGTACCGATCAGTGGAGTAACATGGCTACCATATTGTCAAAGCTTCCACAGTTGCAAG GTAATGCTGATCTTGAGGGAAGACTCAAGCTGGCAGAAGCCCACATAGAAGCGGGGAGAATATTGGCATTTTACCAG GTTCCAAAGCCGATAAGCTTTTTTCTGGAGGCACATTCAGATGAGAAAGTTGTGAAGCAGATATTCCGCCTCATACTGTCCAAATTTGTTCGCCGCCAAGCTGGCCAATCAGATAATGATTGGGCAAGTATGTGGCGTGATATGCAATCATTGCGTGAGAAGGCATTTACTTTTCTTGATGCAGAGTATATGTTGATTGAATTTTGCAAAGGACTGCTGAAGGCTGGCAAGTTCTCTCTTGCTAGAAATTACTTGAAGGGTACAAGTACAGTTGCATTGGCACCAGAAAAAGCCGAGAACCTCGTCATTCAAGCAGCCAGAGAGTATTTTTTCTCTGCATCCACTCTTGCTTCCTCAGAA ATCTGGAAGGCCAAGGAATGTTTGAATCTGTTTCCTGGCAGCAGCGCAGTTAAAGCAGAGAATGATATAATCGATGCCCTTACAATCAAGCTTCCAAGGTTTGGTGTGTCTCTTCTACCTTTGCAATTCAGGCAAATAAAAGATCCGATGGAGATTATTAAAATGGTGATAACAAGTCAGCCTGGAGCCTATCTGGATGTAGATGAAATAATTGAGGTTTCCAAGCTTCTTGGACTAAGGTCTAAGGATGACATATCAGCTGTTGAGGAAGCTATTGCTAGAGAAGCTGCAGTTGCTGGTGATCTGCAATTGGCATTTGATCTATGCCTTATTTTGGTTAAGAAAGGACATGGTCTCGTATGGGATCTATCTGCTGCTATAGCTAGAGGTCCTGGCCTTGAAAACATGGATGTTAATTCCCGAAAATTGCTGTTAGGTTTCGCTCTAAGCAACTGTGATGAGGAGTCAATTGGTGAGCTGCTCCATGCATGGAAAGACCTAGATATGCAAGGCCAGTGTCAAACCTTGATGACTTTGACAGGGACTGGTCCTAATTTTTCAGTTAAAAGTGCCCTGGTAAACTCAGACTCAGTAGAACAGACAGAAGAAGCTTCTAGTTCGACTGCTGGCGTAGTTCCTATTAATGGAAGTACAACAGATGATCAAGTAGGTCATCGTAGTACTACTGAAAATATAGTTCTTAGCATTGCTAGAGACTTGCCCCTTGAGACTGGGAGTATGTGGGACTCTCTTCTTCTGGAGAATGAGAGGGTATCATCTTTTGCTGCTTCAGAACTTCCCTGGTTGATTCAATTAAGTAGGACAGTGGGATCcactaaaaaattgaattctggtttaatatttggagaaaattatGTAAATGTTAGAGCATATGCTGTGGTCACCATACTGTCATGGCTAACAAAAAATGGTTTTGCTCCCAGAGATGATCTGATCGTCTCTCTTGCAAAGTCAGTCATAGAATCTCAGGCCACTGAGTGGGAAGATATCTTGGGATGCTCAGTCCTTTTGAACCTTGTGGATGCCTTTAATGGTGTAGAAGTTATTGAGGAAGAGCTGAGAAGAAGGCGGAATTACCAAGAAATATGTAGCATTATGAATGTGGGGATGAAATATGGTTTATTGCACAACTCTGGAGTGGAGTGTGAGGATTTCAATCGGAGGAGGGAGCTGCTACTGAGGTTTTTCAAGGAGAAGCACATGCCAGTTAGCTCAG atgaaatggaaaaatttggaaatgtaCAGTCAACATTCTGGAGGGAATGGAAACTGAAATTGGAAGAAAGAAAGCATGTAGCCGATCATTCTAGAGTGCTGGAACAGATTATTCCTGGTGTTGATACTGCACGGTTTTTGTCTGGTGATACTGACTACATTGAAAGTGTTGTTTTTAACTTGATTGAAAGTGTGAAAATGGAGAGGAAGCACATCTTGAAGGACTTGTTGAAATTAGCAAACACATATAGCTTGAATCGGTCTGAG GTGCTTTTAAGGTTCCTTAGTTCTGTTCTTGTTTCTGACATATGGACCAATGAAGACATCACAGCTGAGATAGCTGGAGTTAGGGGAGAAATTGTTAGCTATGGTCAGAAAACTGTTGAAACTATTTTAATGATGGCCTATCCTGCTATTGATGGGCACAAAAAACACCGGCTTGCTTACCTATATAGTCTGATCTCAGACTGCTGCATGCAGTTGGACGAAAAGAAAGAGTCATTGCCACTGATCCACCCAGATCAAGCAATCATAGCTTCCTCTGGGTTGGCAAGGTTCTACAAGGTAATTGAGGAAGAATGCAGAAATGTTTCTTTTGTGAAAGATCTGAACTTCAAAAACATTGTCAGATTAGGTGGGTTGAATTTAGAGTGTTTCCGGGATGAAGTCTATCGGAACATAGATGAACATAGTGTGGAAGCCTTAGCTAACATGGTACGAGCTCTTGTCACTTTGTATGCTGGCATCCCACCTGAGGGACTTATATCATGGCAGGACGTCTACAGACATTACATCCTCATCTTGTTGAAGCCATTGGTGGGTAATGAGAGAACTAATTTCACTGTCGAAATACCTGAAACATATCAGGGATTTATTGGTCAGGTTGAGCACAAATATGAGATGTGCAGAAAGTACATAAAGCTCTTGACAGATTCTGATATTTATGATATAATGAAGCAGTTCTTTATCATCCTTGTACCTAATATTGTAACTCCTGGAAGTTTACTGGATACGTCAGCTTCGCAAGAATGTCTAATCCTCCTCATGAACTTCTTTATCAGATTGACTGAAGATATAGAGGAGGTTTTATGCCTCATGAGATCAAGAGAGATTCTTAGGTTCAACCCAACATGTTTCATGAAGTGTCTTAAAAGTTTTACAAGGCTAGTGATTGAGGATAGTGTTTCCCCAAGTCAGGGATGGGGTACTATCCTTGGTTGCATCAACTCTGATTTTATGGGGGGTGTTGCTGctgaatcatcaattttttgcCGAGCTATGATTTTTTCGGGTTGTGGGTTTGGAGTGATTTCAGAAGTATTTTCTGAAGCAGTATCGCAGTGCTCATCTAGTCTGGAAGCTGAGCAAGAAATGCAAGGTCTTCCCGCTTTATATTTAAGTATATTGGAACCAATTCTAAAAGGCCTAGCTAGTGAAGTCCCCAAATATCAGAATTTGTGCAATTTGTTGTCGTCTTTGAGTAAGCTGGAAGGTGATATGGAGAACCAGAAAAGGGTCAGACATGTGGTTTGGGAAAGAATGGCTAATTACTCAAATGATTTGCAGTTACCTGGCCGTGTTCGAGTTTATGCTCTTGAACTTATGCAGTCAATCATTGGTAGACCTATTAGGAGTGCCTTTACGGAGCAACAGTTAAACGTTTTACCATGGGAGGGATGGGATGAGTTGCATGATACAGGTGAAAGGAGAGTAACTAGCCCAAGTCGAGGGGTTTCTGATTATTCTGATTCTTCAAATAGGTTTACGAGCACTTTGGTTGCCCTTAGATCATCACAGATAATGGCACCTGTCTGCCCCAGCCTAGAGATAACTCCAGACGATCTCTTGGACATTGGCACAGCGGTTTCTTGCTTCTCAAAATTATGTGGAGCAGCTGATACAGACTCCCATCTTAAAGCTCTGGTCACTGTTTTGGGAGAGTGGGAAGGGCTTTTTGTGGTTGGAAAAGATGACAAGAATTCCATAGAAGTGACTGATACAGGAAATGACTGGGACAATGACGATTGGAATGAAGGCTGGGAAAGCTTTCAGGAAGTAGAGCCACTTAACACAGAAAGCAAAGGAAGttctttctctttccatccCTTGCACGATTGCTGGTCTGAGCTAATCCAAAGACATGTAGCCCTGTCCCTTTATGGGGACGTTCTACAATACTTGGATCTGTCTCTGTCAAAACCAAATGGCATATTAGTCGATGAAGATAATGCTCGGAGCTTGTGTGAGATGGTGCTGGGAAGGGACTTTCTATGGGCTTTCAAGGTGATGATGTTGCTTCCTTATGGAGATTTGCAATTGAATTGTCTGAAAGCAGTTGAAGAAAAGCTGAAGCAAGGAGGCATGACAGACAGAGTAGGCACGGATCTTGATGTCCTGATTCTCGTGCTCTATTCAGGGGTCATCTCTAAGATAATTTCCGGGTCCTTATATGACAATTCTTTCTCTTATATCTGCTATTTGGTTGGATACTTCTCACGTCAGTGCCAAGAAGCATGTTTGTTGAGGCTTGCACgtaaagaaacaaattcaaatGAAGATGAGAGGCCATCCTTAATTGTTTTCGAAAGAATCCTCTTCCCTGTCTTTATATGTGAACTTGTAAAGGCAGATCAGAAGATGCTTGCTGGATTTATTATCACCAAATACATGCACACTAATGCATCTCTTAGTCTCATCAATATTGCAGAGGCTGGTCTTTGGAGATTTCTTGAAGGTCAGCTGAACGAACTGCATCGCGAAGACCTTGATCTTGAGACAATGTTCCCTGGTCTAGTACTGAAACATGCTGTTTCAAGTTTGTTGGGTAGGTTGGTTGATCTGATCCCTTCTGCATTATCTTTGCTGTCTGCAAGATGA